The proteins below come from a single Serratia fonticola genomic window:
- the murD gene encoding UDP-N-acetylmuramoyl-L-alanine--D-glutamate ligase: MVDYQGKKVVIIGLGLTGLSCVDFFMTRGVTPRVMDTRISPPGLDQLPESVERHLGSLNQEWLLSADLIVASPGMALATPALSAAADAGVEIVGDVELFCREAQAPIVAITGSNGKSTVTTLVGEMAKAAGWAVGVGGNIGLPALSLLRQECQLYVLELSSFQLETTHSLHAAAATILNVTEDHMDRYPFGLQQYRAAKLRVYENAEVCVVNADDALTMPVRGADERCVSFGADVGDYHLNRQQGEIWLRVNGEKVLNTSEMKLTGRHNFTNALAALALADAVKLPRASSLKALTTFTGLEHRFQLVWEHNGVRWINDSKATNVGSTEAALNGLQVKGTLHLLLGGDGKSADFSPLARYLQGDNVRLYCFGRDGAQLAQLRPEVATQTETMEQAMQAIARQVTSGDMVLLSPACASLDQFRNFEVRGNEFARLAQELGG; encoded by the coding sequence ATGGTGGATTATCAGGGTAAAAAAGTGGTCATCATCGGGTTGGGCCTCACCGGCCTGTCCTGCGTTGATTTCTTTATGACCCGTGGCGTGACGCCGCGGGTTATGGATACCCGTATTTCGCCGCCGGGGCTGGATCAACTGCCCGAGAGCGTTGAACGTCATCTGGGTTCCCTGAACCAGGAATGGTTGCTGTCTGCGGATTTGATTGTGGCTAGCCCAGGCATGGCATTAGCGACTCCGGCTTTGAGCGCTGCCGCCGATGCCGGGGTTGAGATCGTCGGTGACGTTGAGCTGTTCTGCCGTGAAGCCCAGGCGCCAATCGTGGCGATCACCGGTTCCAACGGCAAGAGCACCGTCACCACGCTGGTGGGCGAAATGGCCAAGGCCGCCGGTTGGGCCGTGGGCGTTGGGGGCAATATCGGCCTGCCAGCGCTGAGCCTGCTGCGCCAGGAGTGCCAGCTGTACGTGCTGGAGCTGTCGAGCTTCCAATTGGAAACCACTCACAGCCTGCATGCCGCCGCGGCCACCATTTTGAACGTGACCGAAGATCATATGGATCGCTATCCATTTGGCCTGCAGCAATACCGTGCCGCCAAGTTGCGCGTCTATGAAAATGCCGAAGTCTGCGTAGTGAATGCGGACGACGCGCTGACCATGCCGGTGCGCGGTGCCGATGAGCGCTGCGTCAGCTTTGGTGCCGACGTGGGGGACTATCATCTGAATCGCCAGCAGGGTGAAATCTGGCTGCGGGTGAATGGTGAGAAAGTCCTCAACACCAGCGAGATGAAGCTCACCGGTCGCCATAACTTTACTAATGCGTTGGCGGCTCTGGCCCTGGCTGATGCCGTCAAGCTGCCGCGTGCGTCCAGCTTGAAAGCGCTGACAACCTTTACCGGCCTGGAGCACCGCTTCCAACTGGTGTGGGAACACAACGGCGTGCGCTGGATTAATGATTCCAAAGCCACCAACGTCGGCAGTACCGAGGCTGCGCTGAACGGCCTGCAGGTTAAGGGCACGCTGCATCTGCTGTTGGGCGGTGATGGCAAGTCTGCGGACTTCTCGCCGCTGGCGCGCTATCTGCAAGGTGACAACGTGCGCCTGTACTGCTTTGGCCGTGATGGCGCACAACTGGCGCAGCTGCGTCCGGAAGTCGCGACCCAGACAGAAACGATGGAGCAGGCGATGCAGGCCATTGCCCGCCAGGTGACATCAGGCGATATGGTGCTGTTGTCACCGGCCTGCGCCAGCCTGGATCAGTTCCGTAATTTTGAAGTGCGTGGCAACGAGTTTGCCCGTCTGGCACAGGAGCTGGGCGGATGA
- the ftsW gene encoding cell division protein FtsW, which translates to MRLRVPTFGLTNKLKDWVMGSRESDTSSMVLYDRTLLWLTFGLAIVGFVMVTSASMPIGQRLAEDPFLFAKRDALYLGLAFGLSLVTLRIPMAVWQRYSNVMLLLSIVLLLVVLVVGSSVNGASRWISLGPLRIQPAELSKLSLFCYLASYLVRKVEEVRSNFWGFCKPMGVMVVLAVLLLAQPDLGTVVVLFITTLAMLFLAGAKMWQFLAIIGSGVFAVGLLIIAEPYRMRRVTSFWNPWADPFGSGYQLTQSLMAFGRGEFWGQGLGNSVQKLEYLPEAHTDFIFSILGEELGYIGVVFALLMVFFVAFRAMSIGRRALEIDQRFSGFLACSIGVWFSFQALVNVGAAAGMLPTKGLTLPLISYGGSSLIIMSTAIVLLLRIDYETRLTKAQAFVKR; encoded by the coding sequence ATGAGATTACGGGTGCCGACGTTCGGCCTGACCAACAAGCTGAAAGACTGGGTGATGGGATCGCGTGAAAGCGATACGAGCAGCATGGTGCTGTATGACCGTACCCTGCTGTGGCTGACCTTTGGCCTGGCGATTGTTGGTTTTGTGATGGTGACGTCGGCCTCAATGCCTATCGGCCAGCGCCTGGCAGAGGATCCGTTCCTGTTTGCCAAGCGTGATGCACTTTACCTTGGCCTGGCGTTCGGCCTGTCGCTGGTGACGCTGCGTATCCCGATGGCCGTTTGGCAGCGCTATAGCAACGTCATGCTGCTGTTATCGATAGTCTTGTTGCTGGTGGTGCTGGTGGTTGGCAGCTCGGTCAACGGGGCTTCACGCTGGATTTCACTGGGCCCGTTGCGTATTCAGCCCGCTGAGTTATCCAAGCTGTCGCTGTTTTGCTACCTGGCGAGCTATCTGGTGCGCAAGGTAGAGGAGGTCCGCAGCAACTTCTGGGGCTTCTGTAAGCCAATGGGCGTGATGGTGGTGCTGGCGGTGCTGCTGCTGGCCCAGCCGGATTTGGGGACGGTGGTGGTGCTGTTTATCACCACGCTGGCGATGCTGTTCCTGGCCGGGGCAAAGATGTGGCAGTTCCTGGCGATCATCGGATCGGGCGTGTTTGCCGTGGGGTTGCTGATCATCGCGGAACCTTACCGTATGCGCCGTGTGACTTCGTTCTGGAATCCATGGGCCGATCCGTTTGGCAGTGGTTATCAGTTAACCCAGTCGCTGATGGCGTTTGGCCGCGGCGAGTTCTGGGGGCAAGGCCTAGGTAACTCGGTACAGAAACTCGAGTATTTACCCGAGGCGCATACCGACTTTATCTTCTCCATTTTGGGCGAAGAACTGGGCTATATCGGTGTGGTTTTCGCCCTGTTAATGGTATTCTTCGTCGCTTTTCGCGCCATGTCGATTGGCCGCAGGGCGTTGGAGATAGACCAGCGATTTTCCGGTTTTCTGGCGTGTTCGATCGGTGTCTGGTTCAGTTTCCAGGCATTGGTGAACGTCGGGGCGGCAGCGGGGATGTTGCCAACCAAAGGCTTGACCTTGCCACTGATAAGCTACGGTGGCTCGAGCCTGATCATTATGTCGACGGCGATCGTGCTGTTGCTGCGAATTGATTATGAAACGCGCCTGACCAAAGCGCAGGCGTTTGTGAAGAGGTAG
- the murG gene encoding undecaprenyldiphospho-muramoylpentapeptide beta-N-acetylglucosaminyltransferase: MSGKAKRLMVMAGGTGGHVFPGLAVAHHLMAQGWQVRWLGTADRMEADLVPKHGIEIDFIRISGLRGKGLKAQLTAPVRIWQAVRQAKAIMRSYQPDVVLGMGGYVSGPGGLAAWQCGIPVVLHEQNGIAGLTNRWLSRIAKKVLQAFPGAFPNADVVGNPVRTDVLALPLPAERLNGREGPIRVLIIGGSQGARVLNQTVPEVAALLGDRIALWHQVGKGALPTVLQDYERVGQTGHKVTEFIDDMAEAYAWADVVVCRSGALTVSEVAAAGLPAIFVPFQHKDRQQYWNARPLEEAGAAKIIEQPQFTADVVAELLASWDRPTLLKMAEKARAVAIPDATERVAAEIIRAAL; encoded by the coding sequence ATGAGCGGTAAAGCTAAGCGTTTAATGGTGATGGCAGGCGGTACCGGCGGGCACGTGTTTCCGGGGCTGGCGGTCGCGCATCATCTGATGGCGCAGGGCTGGCAGGTTCGCTGGCTCGGCACCGCAGACCGAATGGAAGCCGATCTGGTGCCAAAGCACGGGATCGAGATTGATTTTATCCGCATCTCCGGGCTGCGTGGCAAAGGCCTAAAAGCGCAGTTGACCGCACCGGTGCGTATCTGGCAGGCGGTGCGTCAGGCGAAAGCGATTATGCGCAGCTATCAGCCGGACGTAGTGCTGGGGATGGGCGGTTACGTTTCTGGCCCTGGCGGTTTGGCCGCCTGGCAGTGCGGTATCCCGGTAGTGCTGCATGAGCAGAACGGCATTGCGGGCCTGACTAATCGCTGGCTCTCCAGGATCGCCAAGAAAGTGTTACAGGCGTTCCCAGGTGCGTTCCCGAATGCGGACGTCGTGGGTAACCCGGTGCGTACAGATGTGTTGGCGCTGCCGCTGCCCGCTGAGCGTTTGAACGGGCGTGAAGGGCCAATCCGCGTGCTGATTATCGGCGGTAGCCAAGGTGCACGCGTGCTGAATCAGACAGTTCCTGAAGTCGCCGCGCTGCTGGGCGATAGAATAGCTCTCTGGCATCAGGTAGGTAAGGGCGCATTGCCAACGGTACTGCAAGACTACGAGAGGGTAGGGCAGACCGGGCACAAGGTGACCGAGTTTATTGATGACATGGCAGAGGCTTATGCCTGGGCGGATGTGGTGGTGTGCCGTTCTGGCGCGCTGACCGTCAGCGAAGTGGCGGCGGCGGGACTACCGGCCATTTTTGTGCCGTTCCAGCACAAAGATCGTCAGCAATACTGGAACGCGCGTCCTCTGGAAGAGGCCGGTGCAGCCAAAATTATTGAACAGCCGCAGTTTACTGCCGATGTCGTGGCGGAACTGCTGGCAAGCTGGGATCGCCCAACGCTGTTGAAGATGGCCGAAAAGGCCCGAGCGGTAGCGATCCCGGATGCAACAGAACGTGTGGCGGCAGAAATTATTCGTGCAGCCCTGTAA
- the mraY gene encoding phospho-N-acetylmuramoyl-pentapeptide-transferase gives MLVWLAEHLVKYYSGFNVFSYLTFRAIVSLLTALFLSLWMGPKVIKRLQEMSFGQVVRNDGPESHFSKRGTPTMGGIMILTSITISVLMWAYPSNPYVWCVLFVLVGYGIVGFVDDYRKVVRKDTRGLIARWKYFWQSVIALVVAFAMYAVGKDTPATELVVPFFKDIMPQLGLLYVALAYFVIVGTSNAVNLTDGLDGLAIMPTVFVAAGFALVAWATGNMNFANYLHIPYLRHAGELVIVCTAIVGAGLGFLWFNTYPAQVFMGDVGSLALGGALGTIAVLLRQEFLLLIMGGVFVVETLSVILQVGSFKLRGQRIFRMAPIHHHYELKGWPEPRVIVRFWIISLMLVLIGLATLKVR, from the coding sequence ATGTTAGTTTGGCTGGCCGAACATTTGGTCAAATATTACTCAGGCTTCAACGTCTTTTCCTATCTGACGTTCCGGGCCATTGTCAGCCTGCTGACCGCCCTGTTCCTTTCCCTGTGGATGGGGCCGAAGGTGATCAAACGCCTGCAGGAAATGTCCTTTGGTCAGGTAGTGCGTAACGACGGCCCAGAATCGCACTTTAGCAAGCGCGGCACGCCGACCATGGGCGGCATCATGATCCTGACCTCCATCACCATTTCGGTGCTGATGTGGGCCTATCCGTCCAACCCTTACGTGTGGTGCGTACTGTTCGTACTGGTGGGTTACGGCATCGTCGGCTTTGTCGATGACTATCGCAAAGTGGTGCGCAAAGATACTAGGGGGTTGATTGCCCGCTGGAAATATTTCTGGCAATCGGTGATTGCCCTGGTCGTGGCCTTTGCCATGTATGCCGTAGGAAAAGACACGCCAGCCACCGAGCTGGTTGTGCCGTTCTTTAAGGACATCATGCCGCAGCTGGGCTTGCTGTACGTGGCGTTGGCCTACTTCGTGATTGTTGGCACCAGCAACGCGGTCAACCTGACCGATGGGCTGGATGGCCTGGCGATCATGCCAACCGTGTTTGTGGCGGCGGGCTTTGCGCTGGTGGCCTGGGCGACCGGTAACATGAACTTCGCCAACTACCTGCATATACCGTATCTGCGTCATGCCGGTGAGTTGGTCATTGTCTGCACCGCGATCGTCGGGGCCGGTTTAGGTTTCTTGTGGTTTAACACCTATCCGGCTCAGGTGTTTATGGGTGACGTGGGTTCACTGGCACTGGGCGGCGCGTTGGGCACCATCGCCGTGCTGCTGCGCCAGGAGTTCTTATTGCTGATTATGGGCGGCGTGTTCGTGGTTGAAACGCTGTCGGTGATCCTGCAGGTGGGATCGTTCAAGCTGCGCGGGCAACGTATTTTCCGCATGGCGCCGATCCACCATCACTATGAATTGAAAGGCTGGCCAGAACCACGGGTGATCGTGCGCTTCTGGATTATTTCGCTGATGCTGGTGCTGATTGGCCTGGCGACGCTGAAGGTGCGCTGA